The following are encoded in a window of Nitrospiraceae bacterium genomic DNA:
- the scpB gene encoding SMC-Scp complex subunit ScpB: MLDAEVTEELTISEVSDEGRDAEGVTDSEIVDQDPALDVGELKAAFEAMLFVSHEPLSLEKLALVLEGVPKSSLKSAMQDLQAEYETSGRGLQILEVAGGYVMVTRPDQSRYIKRLTNKAKPAAKVSRSALEALAIVSYKQPITRADIEKIRGVETSGVLRTLLDQKLIRIVGRQDIPGRPILYGTGKQFLQRFGLRDLRDLPPLKELKELGNPEQFPMELPFDAEEQEGEARVTDLSA; the protein is encoded by the coding sequence ATGCTCGATGCGGAGGTGACGGAGGAGCTTACGATAAGTGAGGTCTCAGATGAAGGCCGGGACGCAGAAGGGGTGACGGATTCCGAAATCGTGGACCAGGACCCGGCCTTGGATGTTGGAGAACTCAAAGCGGCGTTTGAGGCGATGCTTTTTGTTTCGCATGAGCCTCTGAGTCTTGAGAAGCTGGCTCTGGTTCTCGAAGGGGTGCCTAAATCGTCCCTTAAAAGCGCAATGCAGGATCTTCAAGCGGAGTATGAGACGTCGGGCCGTGGTTTGCAAATTTTGGAAGTGGCCGGCGGATATGTCATGGTCACGCGACCCGATCAGAGTCGGTATATTAAACGATTGACCAACAAGGCCAAACCGGCAGCCAAAGTTTCCCGGTCGGCACTGGAGGCCCTGGCAATTGTGAGTTATAAACAGCCCATTACCAGAGCAGATATTGAAAAAATTCGTGGTGTGGAAACCTCCGGGGTATTGCGTACCCTCCTGGATCAGAAGTTAATTCGAATCGTCGGGCGACAGGATATTCCAGGCCGACCGATTTTGTATGGAACCGGCAAGCAGTTTCTGCAACGTTTTGGTCTGCGGGACTTACGAGATTTGCCTCCGCTAAAAGAACTCAAAGAGTTGGGTAACCCGGAACAATTTCCTATGGAGCTTCCCTTTGACGCTGAGGAACAGGAGGGAGAGGCCCGGGTTACCGATCTTTCTGCTTAA
- a CDS encoding segregation/condensation protein A: MESVPSLVVSDLEDDDAYQVKLEAFTGPMDLLLHLIRKHQINIYDIPVALIAQQYLEYLSMMKTLNLSLAGEFLVMAATLLYIKSRMLLPKEEKPETEDEEGQDPRAELVRQLVEYERFKEAAGSLVIRERLWRESFSRDPLPLPKESVVEEDMATEDLQLFDLLSAFQDVLDRAPTNEIVELSRETWTVQDRIQVILERLEVESTVPFEGLFEHHWSKPLVITTFLALLELVRMNLVRLFQGEWLGPIQVTRRFVPAGKADDSTGSFPMDSL, encoded by the coding sequence TTGGAATCCGTCCCCTCCCTGGTTGTTTCCGACCTTGAAGATGATGATGCGTATCAGGTCAAACTTGAGGCCTTTACCGGCCCCATGGATTTGCTTCTCCACTTGATTCGGAAACACCAAATCAACATTTATGATATTCCGGTGGCGCTGATTGCTCAGCAATATTTGGAATATTTGTCCATGATGAAGACGTTGAACCTGTCTCTGGCTGGGGAATTTCTGGTCATGGCAGCCACGCTGCTTTATATTAAATCCCGGATGCTCCTTCCCAAAGAGGAAAAACCGGAGACGGAAGATGAGGAAGGTCAGGATCCTCGTGCGGAATTGGTCCGGCAATTGGTCGAATATGAACGTTTCAAGGAGGCAGCCGGGAGTCTGGTTATTCGTGAACGTCTTTGGCGGGAGTCCTTTTCTCGCGATCCTCTTCCCCTTCCCAAAGAGTCAGTGGTCGAGGAGGATATGGCAACGGAGGATCTCCAATTATTTGATCTTCTGAGTGCATTCCAGGACGTTCTGGATCGAGCTCCAACTAATGAAATCGTTGAATTGTCAAGGGAAACCTGGACGGTTCAGGACCGTATCCAGGTCATCTTGGAGCGGTTGGAAGTGGAGTCGACCGTTCCTTTTGAAGGGTTATTTGAACATCATTGGTCCAAGCCATTAGTTATCACCACATTTCTGGCCCTGTTGGAACTGGTCAGGATGAACCTGGTTCGATTGTTTCAAGGAGAATGGTTGGGTCCTATCCAGGTGACCAGGCGTTTTGTTCCTGCCGGGAAGGCTGATGATTCTACGGGAAGTTTTCCTATGGATTCATTGTGA
- a CDS encoding pentapeptide repeat-containing protein — translation MKLRGATYPLQLGLLLAMLGLSSIHAEACRLLPTPSGSENVFWVHVEGPCLPEEEAALAVKGADLLEALVQGKRIDLDHVLVVDQVMLDLLPEQDLSEYPAIPPSVEKLLNEKGIAAVRVIPEAVSIRNSRFEKVLATNLVEGALLMLGTVDFTGTVFQQSIDLSKSVFVGPVRFSNARVDFEGFFIGSHFVQGVDFSQVNFGTHSRFHKAQFRDRVTFADAHFTGVAEFLEVEFQQAADFSRTAFASGTGFSGSVFKGPADFSAISAVHEIYFRFTEFRESVTFAQAQFQAVVDFSNARFDGAKDFSGAEFRTVPELTGSNLPPDVVSDQNGRRLYGQVGIFLGLVILVLCYLWLSKGKKTA, via the coding sequence ATGAAACTCCGGGGAGCAACATATCCTCTGCAGCTCGGCTTGTTGCTTGCCATGCTGGGGCTGTCGTCTATTCATGCCGAGGCCTGTCGTCTTCTGCCGACTCCTTCCGGAAGCGAAAACGTCTTCTGGGTGCATGTTGAAGGACCCTGTCTGCCTGAGGAAGAGGCGGCCTTGGCTGTGAAGGGGGCTGATCTGCTGGAAGCGCTTGTGCAGGGAAAGCGGATTGATCTTGACCACGTGTTGGTGGTTGATCAGGTGATGCTTGATCTTCTGCCCGAACAGGATCTTTCGGAATATCCTGCCATTCCCCCGTCAGTGGAAAAACTCCTGAACGAAAAAGGTATCGCTGCGGTTCGTGTCATTCCAGAAGCAGTTTCCATAAGAAATTCTCGCTTTGAAAAAGTGCTTGCTACCAATCTGGTTGAAGGGGCTCTCCTAATGCTGGGGACGGTAGATTTCACGGGAACGGTCTTTCAGCAATCTATTGATCTTTCTAAGTCGGTGTTTGTGGGCCCGGTGCGATTTTCAAACGCGCGGGTTGATTTTGAGGGGTTTTTTATTGGATCTCACTTTGTCCAAGGCGTAGATTTCTCTCAGGTCAATTTTGGGACGCATTCCCGTTTTCACAAGGCGCAATTTCGTGATCGGGTGACCTTTGCCGACGCGCATTTCACAGGAGTTGCTGAGTTTTTGGAAGTCGAGTTCCAGCAGGCGGCAGATTTCTCCCGAACGGCTTTTGCCAGTGGAACAGGCTTCTCAGGGTCGGTGTTTAAAGGTCCTGCCGATTTTTCAGCCATTTCGGCCGTACATGAAATCTATTTTCGGTTTACCGAATTTCGAGAATCGGTGACGTTTGCCCAAGCGCAATTTCAGGCGGTGGTTGATTTTTCAAACGCCAGGTTTGATGGAGCCAAAGATTTTTCCGGAGCCGAGTTCCGTACGGTGCCGGAATTAACCGGAAGTAACCTCCCGCCTGATGTGGTTTCGGATCAGAATGGCCGGAGGCTCTATGGCCAGGTCGGGATTTTTTTGGGGCTGGTTATTCTCGTGCTGTGTTACCTCTGGCTTTCCAAAGGGAAGAAGACGGCTTAG
- a CDS encoding peroxiredoxin — MSEERGLPRIGDHAPDFSAVTTQQTDFNFSVWQEQHWVVLFSHPADFTPVCTTELMAFAQASDQFRQRGVKLIGLSVDSIHAHLAWLRSIHDKMGATIPFPMIADIDMRVAKLYGMIHANASSTATVRAVFIIDPKRVIRALLYYPLNAGRNVDEILRLVTALQTTDRYACATPANWREGEKVVVPPPKTVQEVDQALAKTEYEHRDFYLALKNVSPVVTQKPAEVREPQPAKAEASQPDKPEPAQPAENTSSS, encoded by the coding sequence ATGTCGGAAGAACGAGGGTTGCCTCGCATTGGGGATCATGCACCGGACTTTTCCGCGGTGACGACGCAACAGACCGATTTTAATTTTAGCGTATGGCAGGAACAGCATTGGGTGGTTTTATTTTCTCACCCTGCGGATTTTACTCCGGTGTGTACGACAGAATTGATGGCCTTTGCCCAAGCCAGTGACCAATTTCGTCAGCGGGGGGTGAAGCTCATTGGGTTGAGTGTGGATAGTATTCATGCCCATTTAGCCTGGCTTCGCAGTATTCACGATAAAATGGGTGCCACGATTCCGTTTCCTATGATTGCTGATATTGATATGCGTGTCGCAAAATTGTACGGCATGATTCATGCCAATGCGAGTTCCACCGCGACGGTGCGTGCGGTGTTTATTATTGACCCGAAGCGGGTGATTCGGGCTTTGCTGTATTACCCTCTCAATGCCGGACGCAATGTGGATGAAATTCTTCGGTTGGTCACTGCCCTGCAAACCACTGACCGCTATGCCTGTGCGACGCCTGCTAATTGGCGGGAAGGGGAAAAAGTCGTGGTACCACCACCCAAGACCGTTCAGGAAGTCGATCAAGCCTTGGCTAAAACCGAATATGAACATCGGGATTTTTATTTAGCGCTCAAGAACGTGTCTCCGGTTGTGACCCAAAAGCCGGCGGAAGTCAGGGAGCCTCAACCTGCGAAAGCCGAGGCTTCCCAGCCTGATAAACCCGAGCCAGCTCAACCTGCTGAGAACACCTCTTCCTCCTAG
- a CDS encoding CBS domain-containing protein: MEIITTHLEADFDGLASMVAAQKLYPEADLVLPAGVQSRERSFLAEHPLSFTALSSLNLADITRMILVDAQHQDRLGLLEKALKNQHISVHIYDHHPLETTNPLLPMADYCKVDSVGATITLLCEELQSRGLTWTPEEATFFAIALYEETGQFSYPNTTPRDFQMGGVLVQTGADLNQVTKYIARHWTPPQLDLFHALLQSAQTLNLGHRRILLTTLTWPDYVQDMAPIVQQLAQLHGADAIIAAVAMEGKVQIIGRSRHPDMDMNQITKAFGGGGHTMAAAASIKGLTIVEVEQKIHDLLQEQAKTWLPIKRLMTTPVRTVEPNTTIKQTERLMTQYEVNALPVVSAKGGFMGLATREAVQKALYHKLATHPIEHIMLRDIFAATPGTPFDEVQQHMVERNQRIVPVLDHDQVVGIFSRTDLLRAMHQALPSQAGDVEPSAGAAPSATVVPTPTLRTSNLHKQLANRLPPPLLTLLQTIRTLADTQEVAAFLVGGFVRDFLMNIPNFDLDVVVEGDGIGFGKALAQELKAEWTIHERFGTVSITIPKALNIPQMHHLDIATARTEYYEYPTALPTVERSSIKKDLYRRDFTINALAIRLNRTPGELLDFFGGRRDIKDRIVRVLHSLSFVEDPTRVFRAIRFEQRFGFQISKETQHFIQQAQTMELFHRLSGVRLGNELIHILEEPEPAKGIQRLSQFKLLTFIHPKLQWKEPAPTFFASGEKILAWHEVENARSGTERWLLYALAWFESLGKPELVKTWKRLGFPQRITATVGEFLQAQPTLLRTLNRKHLAPSEIYDLLTPWPKELVLFLMAKAQSKPTIHAAMERIRDYLTTFQHVAITVTGHDLEDMGLPKGPAYRRVLDRIFKAKLDSLVATQEDEYRLAKTFIAQETASGSHSKSALSGRKGSRR; the protein is encoded by the coding sequence ATGGAAATTATTACCACGCATCTTGAGGCGGATTTCGATGGCCTCGCCTCAATGGTGGCCGCTCAAAAGCTCTACCCGGAGGCGGACCTCGTCCTCCCGGCGGGAGTCCAATCCCGTGAGCGATCCTTTCTCGCGGAACATCCCCTTTCCTTCACGGCACTTTCGAGTCTGAATTTAGCGGATATCACCCGCATGATTTTAGTCGATGCCCAACACCAGGATCGCTTAGGCTTACTCGAAAAAGCTCTTAAAAATCAACATATTTCAGTTCATATTTACGATCATCATCCCTTGGAAACCACCAATCCCCTGCTCCCGATGGCAGACTATTGCAAAGTGGATTCGGTCGGGGCCACCATCACACTCCTCTGCGAAGAACTTCAATCCAGAGGACTCACATGGACACCCGAGGAAGCCACATTCTTTGCCATAGCTCTCTATGAGGAGACCGGTCAATTTAGCTACCCGAATACCACGCCCCGTGATTTCCAGATGGGTGGGGTCCTTGTGCAAACAGGAGCCGATTTAAACCAGGTCACCAAGTACATCGCCCGGCACTGGACACCCCCACAACTGGACTTATTTCATGCCCTGTTGCAATCGGCGCAAACACTCAACCTCGGACATCGAAGGATTCTGCTCACCACCCTCACCTGGCCGGACTATGTGCAGGACATGGCCCCGATTGTTCAACAACTGGCGCAATTACACGGAGCCGATGCCATCATCGCCGCTGTCGCCATGGAGGGCAAGGTCCAAATCATCGGGCGCAGCCGCCATCCCGATATGGACATGAATCAGATCACCAAGGCCTTTGGCGGAGGAGGGCACACCATGGCCGCCGCCGCCAGTATAAAGGGACTCACCATCGTCGAGGTCGAGCAGAAAATCCACGACCTTTTGCAGGAACAAGCCAAAACCTGGCTCCCCATCAAACGTCTCATGACGACACCTGTCAGGACGGTGGAACCCAACACCACGATCAAACAGACCGAACGCCTTATGACACAATACGAAGTCAACGCCCTCCCGGTTGTGAGTGCCAAGGGCGGCTTCATGGGATTAGCCACACGGGAAGCGGTACAAAAAGCCCTCTATCACAAACTGGCCACCCACCCTATCGAGCACATCATGCTCAGGGATATCTTTGCGGCCACACCCGGCACTCCATTTGACGAGGTCCAACAGCATATGGTCGAACGGAATCAGCGGATCGTCCCGGTGTTGGATCACGACCAGGTCGTTGGCATTTTCAGCCGGACCGATTTGCTTCGTGCTATGCACCAGGCACTCCCCTCCCAGGCAGGAGACGTCGAGCCCTCTGCCGGAGCGGCCCCTTCAGCTACCGTCGTTCCCACGCCAACCTTGCGGACTTCAAATCTTCACAAACAATTGGCCAACCGTTTACCTCCGCCGCTCCTCACCCTCCTCCAGACCATTCGGACACTGGCCGACACCCAGGAAGTGGCCGCCTTCCTCGTCGGGGGGTTCGTCCGGGATTTCCTGATGAACATTCCCAATTTCGATCTGGATGTGGTGGTCGAAGGAGACGGCATTGGCTTCGGCAAAGCATTAGCGCAGGAACTGAAGGCCGAATGGACCATTCATGAACGATTCGGAACCGTCTCGATTACAATCCCCAAGGCTCTCAACATTCCACAGATGCATCACCTGGACATCGCCACGGCTCGAACGGAATATTATGAATATCCCACCGCGCTGCCGACAGTGGAACGCAGTTCAATAAAAAAAGACCTCTACCGGCGGGATTTCACCATCAATGCTCTGGCCATTCGCTTAAACCGGACGCCCGGTGAACTTCTGGACTTTTTCGGGGGCCGGCGGGACATCAAGGACAGAATCGTTCGGGTCCTTCACAGCCTCAGCTTCGTGGAAGATCCCACCCGGGTCTTTCGAGCCATTCGCTTCGAACAACGGTTCGGGTTTCAAATCAGCAAGGAAACGCAGCATTTCATTCAACAGGCCCAAACCATGGAACTGTTTCACCGGCTTTCCGGGGTACGATTAGGAAATGAACTGATCCATATTCTAGAGGAACCCGAGCCGGCCAAAGGCATTCAGCGATTGAGTCAATTTAAACTCTTGACCTTCATTCATCCCAAACTGCAATGGAAGGAACCGGCTCCGACGTTCTTTGCATCCGGAGAAAAAATTCTGGCCTGGCATGAGGTGGAAAATGCCAGATCAGGAACCGAGCGATGGCTGCTCTATGCCCTGGCCTGGTTCGAATCATTGGGCAAACCTGAATTGGTCAAAACCTGGAAACGATTGGGATTTCCCCAACGAATCACCGCAACCGTCGGCGAGTTCCTACAGGCCCAGCCCACTTTGCTAAGGACCCTCAACAGAAAGCACCTGGCTCCTTCAGAAATCTACGATCTCCTCACGCCATGGCCGAAGGAACTCGTGTTGTTCCTCATGGCCAAGGCGCAAAGCAAGCCGACGATTCATGCAGCCATGGAACGGATCCGGGATTATCTCACCACGTTCCAGCATGTCGCCATCACCGTGACCGGCCACGACCTGGAAGACATGGGCCTTCCCAAAGGTCCAGCCTATCGCCGGGTGCTCGATCGCATCTTCAAAGCCAAACTGGATAGTCTGGTGGCCACACAGGAAGATGAATATCGCCTTGCCAAAACCTTCATTGCACAAGAAACCGCTTCAGGAAGCCACTCCAAATCCGCTTTATCGGGAAGGAAAGGCAGCAGGCGGTAG
- a CDS encoding MFS transporter — MHRPSSPPPPSRIRWRILFLLLLISIITYIDRVNISVTARQMMPALGLTDLQMGQIFSAFVFGYALFQVPGGWLGDRWGPRRVLTFALIWWSIFTALTAVAPTLPLANLIGIMGSLMVVRFLIGIGEAAALPNFNRAVANWHPPNERGLGIGITIGGIGLGSALTPPLTAWIMVNYGWQTAFYLAGGLGIGIALLWYWYATDHPRQHAHVNTTEAELIEDSESLPDPPAPLEGRSGKAWGTVHDVFTEFEAREGRPPASQAKANGTGGKKDTPNSSTPLRTGKKGEPAPSHQSKRTTLPWKAILTTPTVWWLTLSYTCLGYVAYVYMSWFYLYLVNVRGFAILQGAFFASAPFIAMAIFCPLGGWVTDRLTEQYGINRGRASVGGAGMILAALSIIIGANIEAPYVAIGFLSLGAGWLYFTVGPFWSSTTDLSKPYAGTLSGLMNTGANLGGTLSPTLTPWLADTFGWSVSLGIAAGIALLGGLCWLMIRPEHGLNIPKPVDRA; from the coding sequence ATGCACCGGCCTTCATCGCCCCCCCCACCGTCTCGAATCCGCTGGCGAATTCTTTTTCTGCTCCTCCTCATCAGCATCATCACTTACATCGACCGGGTAAATATTTCCGTCACCGCTCGCCAAATGATGCCGGCACTTGGTCTCACAGATCTGCAAATGGGGCAGATCTTTTCGGCTTTTGTCTTTGGCTACGCCCTCTTTCAAGTTCCCGGTGGCTGGTTGGGCGATCGCTGGGGACCACGTCGCGTATTGACCTTCGCCCTTATCTGGTGGTCGATCTTTACAGCGTTGACGGCCGTCGCTCCTACGCTCCCACTGGCCAACCTGATCGGGATTATGGGTTCACTCATGGTCGTGCGTTTTCTCATCGGCATCGGCGAAGCCGCCGCCCTGCCCAATTTCAATCGAGCCGTCGCAAACTGGCATCCCCCGAATGAACGGGGCTTAGGCATTGGCATCACCATCGGAGGGATCGGCCTGGGCTCAGCTCTCACCCCACCTCTCACCGCCTGGATCATGGTCAATTATGGCTGGCAAACGGCGTTTTATCTCGCAGGCGGCTTGGGGATTGGCATCGCGCTCTTGTGGTACTGGTACGCAACCGATCATCCCCGGCAACATGCACATGTCAACACCACCGAGGCCGAACTGATCGAAGATTCGGAATCTCTGCCCGACCCTCCTGCTCCCCTGGAAGGGCGATCCGGCAAGGCCTGGGGAACGGTCCATGATGTGTTCACCGAATTCGAAGCACGTGAAGGACGACCTCCAGCTTCACAAGCGAAAGCCAACGGGACCGGTGGGAAGAAGGACACCCCCAACTCCTCCACCCCACTACGAACAGGAAAGAAAGGCGAACCAGCGCCCAGTCACCAATCAAAGAGGACCACCCTTCCCTGGAAAGCCATCCTCACCACCCCCACCGTCTGGTGGCTCACGCTCAGCTATACCTGCCTCGGCTATGTCGCCTATGTCTATATGTCCTGGTTCTACCTCTACCTCGTCAACGTGAGGGGTTTTGCCATCCTTCAAGGTGCTTTCTTCGCCTCGGCGCCGTTTATCGCAATGGCCATCTTCTGCCCATTGGGAGGATGGGTGACCGATCGTCTCACCGAACAATACGGAATCAATCGTGGGCGCGCGAGCGTGGGGGGAGCAGGAATGATTCTGGCCGCGCTCTCCATCATCATCGGCGCCAACATCGAAGCGCCCTATGTCGCAATCGGTTTTCTCTCGCTCGGCGCGGGGTGGCTCTACTTCACCGTCGGCCCGTTCTGGTCTTCGACCACGGACTTATCCAAACCCTACGCCGGCACACTCTCAGGCCTCATGAACACCGGCGCCAACCTGGGCGGAACCCTCTCCCCCACACTGACGCCCTGGCTGGCTGACACCTTCGGCTGGTCAGTCTCTCTTGGCATCGCCGCCGGCATTGCCCTACTCGGTGGACTGTGTTGGCTTATGATTCGACCAGAACATGGGCTCAACATCCCCAAGCCAGTCGATAGAGCATGA
- a CDS encoding SUMF1/EgtB/PvdO family nonheme iron enzyme — protein MNPKVVQTIRTDENHRTLTASNRVRGHSWIQVPFIARIIALSIFLLFPGHVCATEIEEFKTGVVKITALVNGQPSVGTGFIVRLDKDAAYIVTAAHVISGDSKPQVWFFPLPHQSFASQVLGIDGTNENGLATLRVPDPIPDGLMALPLDQTTQASGGETITFIGFPPNLAPWTVSTGSISGRKGPHLMFQALVEEGHSGGPLLLNGKVVGVVTDAQGRLGYAVPTAILSIALKGWHVEPSGDDSLSLEISGKDGAPMVRIPAGQFETHVESRSGTGDISEGIRYMVYVEDFFIDKYEVTIERYGKFLQITGRTAPEYWDHIMMPQDANRPVVGVTWYEAKAYCHWAKKRLPTEDEWEKSARGTDGRMYPWGNDPPASYFTNFATFGDFQLSKLSPVGAFEKDRSPYGVYDLAGNVSEWTADNWNESRNLDRDEEETPASSRKIIRGGNWNAMDEYLRAALRSYASPTNRDLGLGFRCAQNPDTPP, from the coding sequence GTGAACCCGAAAGTTGTTCAAACAATCAGAACAGATGAGAACCACCGAACATTGACAGCGTCCAATAGGGTGCGAGGCCATTCATGGATTCAGGTACCTTTTATCGCCCGCATCATAGCCCTCTCTATCTTCCTGCTCTTCCCCGGTCATGTTTGTGCCACAGAGATTGAAGAGTTCAAAACGGGCGTCGTCAAAATTACTGCACTGGTAAATGGGCAACCAAGTGTCGGGACGGGATTTATCGTGAGGCTCGACAAGGACGCCGCCTATATCGTGACTGCCGCACATGTGATTTCCGGAGATAGCAAGCCACAGGTGTGGTTCTTTCCTCTTCCTCATCAATCGTTTGCCTCACAGGTGTTAGGCATCGATGGAACCAATGAGAATGGGTTGGCCACGTTGCGTGTTCCGGATCCCATTCCTGACGGACTCATGGCGCTTCCGCTCGATCAGACCACCCAGGCATCCGGGGGAGAAACTATTACCTTCATCGGATTTCCACCGAATCTCGCTCCCTGGACCGTCTCAACCGGAAGTATCAGCGGGAGGAAAGGGCCACATCTGATGTTTCAGGCGTTAGTGGAGGAAGGTCATTCGGGTGGCCCCCTTCTCCTTAATGGCAAAGTGGTCGGAGTCGTGACAGACGCTCAGGGACGTCTGGGGTATGCAGTCCCCACAGCGATTTTGTCGATCGCGTTGAAAGGATGGCACGTGGAACCATCGGGCGACGACTCGTTATCCCTGGAGATTTCAGGCAAAGACGGTGCGCCGATGGTACGGATCCCTGCAGGACAGTTTGAAACGCATGTAGAATCACGCTCAGGAACCGGGGACATTTCCGAAGGGATTCGGTATATGGTCTATGTTGAAGATTTCTTCATCGACAAGTATGAAGTCACCATTGAACGGTATGGAAAGTTTTTACAAATCACCGGTCGGACAGCGCCGGAATATTGGGATCACATCATGATGCCCCAGGATGCCAACCGCCCCGTTGTCGGTGTGACATGGTACGAGGCCAAAGCCTACTGCCACTGGGCCAAGAAGAGATTACCGACCGAAGATGAATGGGAGAAAAGCGCACGAGGAACTGACGGACGCATGTATCCATGGGGCAATGACCCACCGGCGAGCTACTTCACGAATTTCGCCACATTTGGTGACTTTCAATTATCCAAACTTTCTCCGGTCGGAGCATTCGAAAAGGATAGAAGTCCCTATGGAGTGTATGACCTGGCCGGAAATGTGAGTGAATGGACAGCAGATAACTGGAATGAATCACGAAATCTAGACCGTGATGAGGAGGAAACACCCGCGAGTTCCCGCAAAATCATACGCGGTGGAAATTGGAACGCAATGGACGAATATCTGAGAGCCGCATTGCGCTCTTATGCTTCACCAACCAACAGAGATTTAGGTCTTGGTTTCCGCTGCGCGCAAAATCCGGATACGCCGCCATAA
- a CDS encoding transglutaminase family protein, which yields MQRYNILHRTYYNFSGAVTLGPHHLRLRPREDYDLHIESLKLKLTPPATLLWNRDVEGNSVATATFDMPANQLVIESEVIIQQFNESPLDFLVADYAVAYPFTYQPDDRIMLLPYMAYPEQNTKDRLTEWMANFWKPEEPIQTYTLLQRLGTHINQTLSYRVREEPGVQTVGQTLEYGTGSCRDFALLFMEAARCLGLASRFVSGYLHAPPSATDYGATHAWAEVYLPGAGWKGFDPTVGAMAGTDHIAVAVARLPESIPPIEGSFVGPPGSTLHVGVWVTKCE from the coding sequence ATGCAGCGCTATAACATTCTTCATCGGACCTATTATAATTTTTCGGGTGCGGTGACACTTGGACCGCATCATTTACGTTTGCGTCCGAGGGAAGACTATGACCTGCACATTGAGTCATTAAAACTGAAGCTCACACCGCCGGCCACCCTGCTCTGGAATCGAGACGTAGAAGGCAATTCGGTGGCCACAGCCACCTTCGATATGCCCGCCAACCAGCTCGTGATTGAGAGCGAAGTCATCATCCAGCAATTCAATGAGTCTCCACTCGACTTTCTCGTTGCCGACTACGCTGTCGCGTATCCGTTTACCTATCAACCCGATGACCGGATCATGCTGCTCCCCTACATGGCATACCCTGAGCAAAACACCAAAGATCGACTGACTGAATGGATGGCGAATTTTTGGAAACCGGAAGAACCGATTCAGACGTACACACTCCTGCAACGTCTAGGCACCCACATCAACCAAACCCTTTCCTATCGAGTGCGGGAAGAACCTGGCGTTCAAACAGTGGGGCAAACACTGGAATACGGCACTGGTTCCTGCCGTGACTTTGCGTTACTCTTTATGGAAGCGGCACGATGCCTGGGTCTTGCTTCGCGCTTTGTCAGCGGATATCTTCATGCCCCACCATCAGCAACCGATTATGGTGCCACTCATGCCTGGGCCGAAGTCTACCTGCCGGGGGCCGGGTGGAAGGGGTTTGATCCTACTGTAGGAGCCATGGCCGGAACCGATCATATTGCCGTAGCCGTTGCAAGATTGCCCGAATCCATTCCGCCCATTGAAGGATCGTTCGTGGGGCCCCCAGGATCAACGCTTCATGTCGGCGTCTGGGTCACGAAGTGTGAGTGA
- a CDS encoding YaiI/YqxD family protein: MPIWVDADACPKVIKEILFRAADRTAVQVTLVANRLLYTPPSPYISAIQVPDGFDVADSEIVKRLEAGDLVITADIPLAAEVIGKGGHALDPRGEMHSSDTIQARLMMRDFMETLRASGVETGGPSALSQRDRQLFAKHLDYYLTTLVKQKNENP; encoded by the coding sequence ATGCCAATCTGGGTTGATGCCGATGCCTGCCCCAAGGTGATTAAGGAAATCTTATTTCGCGCTGCAGACCGGACAGCGGTGCAGGTGACGCTTGTGGCCAATCGCCTCTTGTATACCCCGCCGTCTCCCTATATTTCGGCCATCCAAGTCCCCGATGGATTTGATGTCGCGGATTCCGAAATCGTCAAAAGGCTCGAGGCCGGCGATCTGGTGATTACCGCCGACATTCCCCTGGCCGCTGAGGTGATTGGGAAAGGTGGCCATGCGCTTGATCCGCGGGGGGAGATGCATTCTTCCGATACGATTCAAGCCCGCCTCATGATGCGGGATTTCATGGAGACGCTCCGGGCCAGCGGCGTCGAGACCGGCGGGCCGTCGGCCTTGAGTCAACGGGACCGGCAATTATTTGCCAAACACCTTGATTATTATCTCACGACTCTGGTCAAACAGAAAAATGAGAATCCCTAG